One Cucurbita pepo subsp. pepo cultivar mu-cu-16 chromosome LG11, ASM280686v2, whole genome shotgun sequence DNA window includes the following coding sequences:
- the LOC111805287 gene encoding homeobox-leucine zipper protein ATHB-20-like: MADGAVYAPPSSDVLDSLIIPGEFIGETNEDELLDGIWRQASKKRRLLVDQVQFLEKSFEVENKLEPERKTQLAKELGLQPRQVAIWFQNRRARCKTKQLEKDYLSLKTSYDNLKSSYEDLVREKEELETEIRNLEERLAIGEKGKRIDYCCWENQNSSMADSSHGFETELSDCFSQVEEENLSRDLLPICFPKLESCSYDDDLTDGCNLIGFQIQDQPLGFWPC; the protein is encoded by the exons ATGGCGGACGGAGCAGTTTACGCGCCACCTTCCTCCGACGTACTTGATTCCCTCATAATTCCCG GCGAGTTCATCGGAGAAACAAACGAAGACGAATTACTGGACGGAATATGGCGGCAAGCTTCAAAAAAACGGCGGCTGTtggtggatcaagttcaatttCTAGAGAAAAGCTTCGAAGTGGAAAACAAACTGGAACCAGAGAGAAAAACCCAATTAGCTAAAGAATTGGGTCTTCAACCAAGACAAGTAGCGATCTGGTTTCAAAACAGACGAGCTCGTTGCAAAACAAAGCAGCTAGAAAAGGATTACTTGTCACTCAAAACCAGCTATGATAATCTCAAATCCAGCTACGAAGATCTTGTTCGTGAAAAGGAAGAACTTGAAACAGAGATTCGGAATTTGGAAGAGAGATTAGCGATTGGAGAGAAAGGGAAGCGAATTGATTATTGTTGTTGGGAGAATCAGAACTCATCAATGGCGGATTCTTCACATGGGTTTGAAACAGAGCTGTCGGATTGTTTCTCGcaggttgaagaagagaatttGAGTCGGGATTTGTTGCCGATTTGTTTCCCCAAATTGGAAAGCTGTTcttatgatgatgatttaaCAGATGGTTGTAATTTAATTGGATTCCAGATTCAAGATCAACCCTTGGGTTTCTGGCCTTGTTGA
- the LOC111805275 gene encoding protein NRT1/ PTR FAMILY 4.6-like, which yields MEVVKEEGDPGVWEGYVDWRRRPAVRGRHGGMRAAGFVLGVEVLENLAFLANASNLVMFLRKYMQFSPTKSANHVTNFMGTAFLLALLGGFLSDAFFTTYYVFLFSSLLEFLGLVILTVEAKAATAASAAVVFVGLYLVAVGVGGIKGSLPAHGAEQLEEGTAEGRKGRSSFFNYFVFSLSCGALVAVTLVVWMEDNLGWEWGFGISTIAILVSIPLFLAGSCFYRNKIPAAAPLTTILKVLVAAPLNGRRRNKTASNAVASMTRSPSTTTPKPTKEPTHTTPPPTQTLKFLNKAIQTPPFHPSLSCTTQQLEDVKIVLKLLPIFACTIILNSCLAQLSTFSVEQASTMNTKIGSIKLPPASLPIFPVLFIILLAPLYNHLIIPFARTLTRTESGITHLQRIGVGLLLSIVAMAIAALIEVKRKAIADAHPAAHPLPITFLWIGFQYLFLGSADLFTLAGLLEFFFTEAPSTMRSLATALSWASLAVGYYLSSVIVSLVNHVTAKSSHSPWLSGQDINHYDLHKFYWLMCALSALNFLHFLFWAIKYKYRSTLASK from the exons ATG GAAGTTGTTAAGGAGGAGGGCGACCCCGGCGTATGGGAAGGCTACGTCGACTGGCGGAGGAGGCCGGCCGTGAGAGGGCGGCACGGCGGCATGAGGGCAGCTGGGTTTGTGTTAG GAGTGGAAGTACTCGAGAATTTAGCGTTTTTGGCTAATGCAAGCAACTTAGTGATGTTTTTGAGGAAGTACATGCAATTTTCACCGACGAAATCCGCTAACCATGTCACCAATTTCATGGGCACTGCCTTCCTTCTCGCCCTTCTTGGTGGCTTCCTCTCCGATGCCTTTTTCACCACTTATTACGTCTTCCTATTCTCCTCTCTTCTCGAGTTTCTG GGGTTGGTGATTCTCACGGTGGAAGCGAAGGCGGCAACGGCGGCATCGGCGGCGGTGGTGTTCGTGGGGCTGTACCTGGTGGCGGTGGGGGTGGGGGGGATAAAGGGGTCGTTGCCGGCGCATGGGGCGGAGCAGTTGGAGGAGGGGACGGCGGAGGGGAGGAAGGGGAGGTCGAGTTTCTTCAACTACTTTGTGTTTAGTTTGTCGTGTGGGGCGCTTGTGGCGGTGACGTTGGTGGTGTGGATGGAAGACAACTTGGGGTGGGAGTGGGGGTTTGGAATCTCAACCATCGCTATTTTGGTGTCTATTCCTTTGTTCCTTGCTGGTTCCTGTTTTTATCGTAATAAGATCCCCGCTGCTGCTCCTCTTACCACCATTCTCAAg GTATTGGTAGCGGCACCTTTGAACGGTAGAAGGAGAAACAAAACAGCATCAAACGCAGTAGCAAGCATGACAAGAAGCCCATCCACCACAACCCCAAAGCCAACCAAGGAGCCAACACACACCACACCACCACCAACCCAAACCCTCAAATTCCTAAACAAAGCAATACAAACCCCACCCTTCCACCCATCACTAAGCTGCACAACCCAACAACTTGAAGACGTCAAAATAGTGTTAAAACTCCTCCCAATCTTCGCATGCACTATAATCCTCAACTCCTGCCTCGCTCAACTCTCCACCTTCTCGGTCGAACAAGCCTCGACTATGAACACCaaaatcggatccatcaaaCTCCCACCCGCTTCTCTCCCTATCTTCCCTGTACTCTTCATCATACTCCTCGCCCCACTCTACAACCATCTCATAATCCCCTTCGCTCGCACCCTCACCCGAACCGAATCCGGTATCACTCACCTCCAACGCATTGGCGTCGGCCTACTTCTCTCAATTGTCGCCATGGCCATCGCCGCCCTCATCGAGGTCAAGCGCAAGGCTATTGCGGACGCACACCCGGCCGCCCACCCGCTCCCCATCACGTTCCTTTGGATTGGCTTCCAGTACTTGTTTTTGGGGTCTGCTGATTTGTTCACGTTGGCGGGGTTGTTGGAGTTTTTCTTTACCGAGGCTCCTTCTACCATGAGGTCTTTGGCTACGGCTCTCTCTTGGGCTTCATTGGCGGTTGGCTACTATCTAAGCTCCGTTATTGTGTCCCTTGTCAACCATGTCACTGCCAAGTCTTCCCACTCGCCTTGGCTGTCTGGCCAAGACATCAATCACTATGATCTTCATAAGTTCTACTGGCTCATGTGTGCGCTTAGTGCATTGAATTTCTTGCATTTCCTTTTTTGGGCCATCAAGTATAAATATCGGTCCACCCTAGCGAGCAAGTGA